The DNA segment ACCTTATTCTTCATTATCATTTCTCTGTTTCCTCCTCCGCCATTTTTCAGATGAGTCTATTCGGCAAGCATGCTTTTGAAGAAACCCGATCCCATCTCTCGCCAGGAACCGTCTCAAGAAACGGCTCGCGGGCAAACTTCAATTTCCGGAACGGCCCATCCGGCTTCCCACAATCATGGTTACAGCACCCAGCAGCGCCAGTATCCAGCCGGCATGAGGAGTAGCATAGATGGTGTAGGAATCGTCATCGTAGCGATATCCAGATGAAGGGTCCCAGGTGAGCGCATATCCTTCCAGATAGCCGAAATTAGCTATAATGCATATCAGGGATAGTAATCCCGCCAAGAGCCATAATTTTCGTTTGGGCACTCCGGTGAAAAAAGCGTATGCGACGGAGCCAATACCTACCACCGCACAGAGGATCATCAACACCGTTGGCAAACCACAGCCGATCCACATTGGGTCCCAATCGCTGAACAGGCGCATCAGTTCACTTTTTACTGAGCCAAAGGCGTCAAGCGCGATGCTTCCCCCATCACATTCATCCCCGGCGCAGCGTAATGAGAGCCAGTCGGGGGCTAAGGCGATAAGCGTCAGAATGGCTCCTCCGCCAGTGACCACCAATGCCTTGAGTAAACCTGGATCAGACTTGGCAACCGAATTGCCAGAAGCTTGCTGCGATCCGCATGATGGGCAAAACGTCGCATCATCTGAAATCTGCTGTCCGCATTTCCTGCAAAACATGCGTTTTGACCTCCTTACTTCGTCTCTTTGTCTTGAACTGGTGTCAGATATCTCTGGGTAGCAACAAGAGGATTGCCCATTACTTTGAGAAGAGAACAGTTAATCCATCCAAGGTTCCCGTGGATACTACAGTCCCATCTTTCTGGATTCCTATGGTGCGCCTTCCATCAGTGTAAATTTGCTGGATGTCTGTCCACCCTTCCACATCGCACTGACCGTAGTTGTTCTGTCCAGTAGCAACGACAGTTCCATCCGTCTTCAAACCCACTGTATGGCCCCAAGCTGCAATCTGTACGATATCCGTCCACCCACCAACATCGCATGGATCTCCTTGTCTGTTTTTTGCAGAGTATCCGAAAGCAACAACCGTTCCATCAGTCTTCAAACCAACGGAATGGCGAGAGCCACCGGCTACCATTTGGATATCTGTCCAGCTTCCCAGTTCATCTCTACCATAATATATGTC comes from the Dehalococcoidia bacterium genome and includes:
- a CDS encoding zinc-ribbon domain-containing protein, with translation MFCRKCGQQISDDATFCPSCGSQQASGNSVAKSDPGLLKALVVTGGGAILTLIALAPDWLSLRCAGDECDGGSIALDAFGSVKSELMRLFSDWDPMWIGCGLPTVLMILCAVVGIGSVAYAFFTGVPKRKLWLLAGLLSLICIIANFGYLEGYALTWDPSSGYRYDDDSYTIYATPHAGWILALLGAVTMIVGSRMGRSGN